TCACCTTCGAGGCTGCCGCGGCCGCGGGGATGTAGTAGTCGACGGCGTAATCGCGCACCATGCGCGAGGCGAGCACCTTCGGGCCGAGATCCTCGAGCGTGTGGCGCACCATCTCGATCCAGCGGGCCGGCACACCGTCGGAGTCGCGGTCGTAGAAGCGCGGCAGCACCGAGCGTTCGAGCAACTCGTACAGCGCGGCGGCCTCGAGATCGTCGCGGCGGGTGTCGTCGACCCCGTCGGCGGTGGGGATGGCCCAGCCGTTCTCGCCGTCGAACATCTCGTCCCACCATCCGTCGCGGATGGACAGGTTGAGACCGCCGTTGAGAGCCGACTTCATGCCCGACGTACCGCACGCCTCGAGCGGGCGCAGCGGGTTGTTCAGCCACACATCGCAACCCCAGTACAGATAGCGGGCCATCGACATGTCGTAGTTGGGCAGGAAGACGATTCGGTGCCGCACGTCGTACTCGTCGGCGAACCGCACGACCTGCTGGATGAGCGCCTTGCCGGCGTCGTCGGCGGGGTGGCTCTTGCCGGCGACGACGAGCTGCACGGGCCGTTCGTCGTCGAGCAGCAGGGCGCGCAGCCGTTCGGGGTCGCGCAGCATCAGGGTGAGGCGCTTGTAGGTGGGCACGCGCCGCGCGAACCCGACGGTGAGGACGTTCGGATCGAAGACCGACTCGATCCAGCCCAGTTCGGCCTCGGTGGCGCCGCGTTCGAGCCACGACTCGCGCAGCCGGCGACGCACCTCGGCGACGAGCTGGGCGCGCAGCGCGTTCCGGGTGGACCACAGTTCCTTGCGGTCGATGGTCTGGAGCAGTTCCCAGCCGCGGGCCTCCTCGACGCGGTCGGGTCCGGCGAGGCGGTTGGCGAGCGCGATCCATTCGCGCGCGGCCCAGGTGGGGGCGTGCACACCGTTGGTGACCGAGCCGATGGGCACTTCGGCGGCGTCGAATCCGGGCCATAGTCCTTCGAACATGCCGCGGCTGACCTCGCCGTGCAGCTTCGACACACCGTTGCAGCGCTGGCCGAGGCGCAGACCGAGATGTGCCATGTTGAACACGTTCGGGTTGCTCTCGCGTCCGAGCGCGAGGATGCGGTCGACGGTGAGGCCGGGCAACAGTGCCGACTCGTTCTCGCCGTTGGTGCCCGAGAAGTAGTGGCGCACGAGATCGATCGGGAAGCGGTCGATACCCGCGGGCACGGGGGTGTGGGTGGTGAAGACCGTGCCGGCCCGCACGGCGGCGAGCGCTTCGTCGAAGTCGAGTCCGGCGCCGGTGACGAGTTCGCGGATGCGTTCGGCGCCGAGGAAGCCCGCGTGTCCCTCGTTCATGTGGAAGACATCGGGGTCGGGCAGGCCGTGGATGCGCGTGTAGGCGCGCACCGCGCGGACACCGCCGACGCCGGCGAGGATCTCCTGCTTGATGCGGTGGTCCTGGTCGCCGCCGTAGAGGCGGTCGGTGACCCCGCACA
This window of the Rhodococcus pyridinivorans genome carries:
- the glgP gene encoding alpha-glucan family phosphorylase, whose product is MKALRRFTVRAHLPERLAALGALTANLRWSWHPQTQDLFESVDPDLWRRCSNDPVRLLGEVPPARLDALAEDGDFLARLDAAAADLEHYLTRPRWFQEQQERGTTLPAGIAYFSMEFGVTEVLPNYSGGLGILAGDHLKAASDLGLPLIGVGLLYRSGYFRQSLSADGWQMEHYPSYDPQGLPLRLLTEADGTAALVQVAVPGGRTLDARIWIAQVGRVPLLLLDSDIPSNDEELCGVTDRLYGGDQDHRIKQEILAGVGGVRAVRAYTRIHGLPDPDVFHMNEGHAGFLGAERIRELVTGAGLDFDEALAAVRAGTVFTTHTPVPAGIDRFPIDLVRHYFSGTNGENESALLPGLTVDRILALGRESNPNVFNMAHLGLRLGQRCNGVSKLHGEVSRGMFEGLWPGFDAAEVPIGSVTNGVHAPTWAAREWIALANRLAGPDRVEEARGWELLQTIDRKELWSTRNALRAQLVAEVRRRLRESWLERGATEAELGWIESVFDPNVLTVGFARRVPTYKRLTLMLRDPERLRALLLDDERPVQLVVAGKSHPADDAGKALIQQVVRFADEYDVRHRIVFLPNYDMSMARYLYWGCDVWLNNPLRPLEACGTSGMKSALNGGLNLSIRDGWWDEMFDGENGWAIPTADGVDDTRRDDLEAAALYELLERSVLPRFYDRDSDGVPARWIEMVRHTLEDLGPKVLASRMVRDYAVDYYIPAAAAASKVTADDYAGARALADYRHRIEAAWPGVRVAQVDSTPIPDVPQIGLPLGLTAHVQLGDLTPEDVEVQAVVGRVGSDDTIGDPVTVPMQHIGTDPLGEEFTATVPLPLAGAVGYTVRVLPRHGLLASPAELGMVALP